A genomic segment from Aegilops tauschii subsp. strangulata cultivar AL8/78 chromosome 1, Aet v6.0, whole genome shotgun sequence encodes:
- the LOC120974540 gene encoding probable monogalactosyldiacylglycerol synthase 3, chloroplastic isoform X1, producing the protein MRRKFRKSLSYTGELAGRAVASSSSPSASLASLVGPVDDDEPFCDKEEGPIELKQFDAKRVNNVLILMSDTSGGHCASAEAIKDAFRIELGDDYRVFVKDLCKDHAGWPLNNMESSYKFMVKHMQLRKVAFHGTSPKFFHNFYLAALASFYSKLFIYVRNGSVCGLSCRGRRT; encoded by the exons ATGCGCCGTAAGTTCCGCAAGAGCCTCTCCTACACTGGGGAGCTCGCGGGCCGAGCAGtcgcttcctcctcctccccctccgcCTCACTCGCGTCACTCGTCGGGCCCGTGGACGACGACGAGCCTTTCTGTGACAAGGAGGAGGGGCCCATCGAGCTCAAGCAGTTCGACGCCAAGCGCGTCAACAACGTCCTCATCCTCATGAGCGACACTAGCGGGGGGCACTGCGCCTCCGCCGAGGCCATCAAGGACGCTTTCCGCATTGAGTTAGGCGACGACTACCGG GTCTTCGTCAAGGATCTCTGCAAGGACCACGCCGGCTGGCCGCTCAACAACATGGAGAGCTCCTACAAGTTCATGGTGAAGCACATGCAGCTCCGGAAGGTGGCCTTCCACGGCACATCGCCCAAATTTTTCCACAACTTCtacctcgccgccctcgcctccTTCTACTCCAA GTTATTCATATATGTTCGCAATGGCTCCGTATGTGGTCTATCCTGCAGAGGCCGGAGGACATAG
- the LOC120974540 gene encoding probable monogalactosyldiacylglycerol synthase 3, chloroplastic isoform X3, whose amino-acid sequence MRRKFRKSLSYTGELAGRAVASSSSPSASLASLVGPVDDDEPFCDKEEGPIELKQFDAKRVNNVLILMSDTSGGHCASAEAIKDAFRIELGDDYRVFVKDLCKDHAGWPLNNMESSYKFMVKHMQLRKVAFHGTSPKFFHNFYLAALASFYSKERVQSRGGGGV is encoded by the exons ATGCGCCGTAAGTTCCGCAAGAGCCTCTCCTACACTGGGGAGCTCGCGGGCCGAGCAGtcgcttcctcctcctccccctccgcCTCACTCGCGTCACTCGTCGGGCCCGTGGACGACGACGAGCCTTTCTGTGACAAGGAGGAGGGGCCCATCGAGCTCAAGCAGTTCGACGCCAAGCGCGTCAACAACGTCCTCATCCTCATGAGCGACACTAGCGGGGGGCACTGCGCCTCCGCCGAGGCCATCAAGGACGCTTTCCGCATTGAGTTAGGCGACGACTACCGG GTCTTCGTCAAGGATCTCTGCAAGGACCACGCCGGCTGGCCGCTCAACAACATGGAGAGCTCCTACAAGTTCATGGTGAAGCACATGCAGCTCCGGAAGGTGGCCTTCCACGGCACATCGCCCAAATTTTTCCACAACTTCtacctcgccgccctcgcctccTTCTACTCCAA GGAGAGGGTTCAGAGTAGGGGTGGCGGGGGCGTTTAA
- the LOC120974540 gene encoding probable monogalactosyldiacylglycerol synthase 3, chloroplastic isoform X2: protein MRRKFRKSLSYTGELAGRAVASSSSPSASLASLVGPVDDDEPFCDKEEGPIELKQFDAKRVNNVLILMSDTSGGHCASAEAIKDAFRIELGDDYRVFVKDLCKDHAGWPLNNMESSYKFMVKHMQLRKVAFHGTSPKFFHNFYLAALASFYSNRERVQSRGGGGV from the exons ATGCGCCGTAAGTTCCGCAAGAGCCTCTCCTACACTGGGGAGCTCGCGGGCCGAGCAGtcgcttcctcctcctccccctccgcCTCACTCGCGTCACTCGTCGGGCCCGTGGACGACGACGAGCCTTTCTGTGACAAGGAGGAGGGGCCCATCGAGCTCAAGCAGTTCGACGCCAAGCGCGTCAACAACGTCCTCATCCTCATGAGCGACACTAGCGGGGGGCACTGCGCCTCCGCCGAGGCCATCAAGGACGCTTTCCGCATTGAGTTAGGCGACGACTACCGG GTCTTCGTCAAGGATCTCTGCAAGGACCACGCCGGCTGGCCGCTCAACAACATGGAGAGCTCCTACAAGTTCATGGTGAAGCACATGCAGCTCCGGAAGGTGGCCTTCCACGGCACATCGCCCAAATTTTTCCACAACTTCtacctcgccgccctcgcctccTTCTACTCCAA CAGGGAGAGGGTTCAGAGTAGGGGTGGCGGGGGCGTTTAA